A window of Roseovarius sp. THAF27 contains these coding sequences:
- a CDS encoding YebC/PmpR family DNA-binding transcriptional regulator, translated as MAGHSKWANIQHRKGRQDAQRAKLFSKLSKEITIAAKMGDPDPDKNPRLRLAVKQAKSQSMPNDNIDRAIKKSVAGEGEDYEEIRYEGYGPNGVAVIVEAMTDNRNRTASTVRSTFTKHGGNLGETGSVGFMFERKGQVTYPSDAGDGDTVMMAAIEAGAEDVESGEDGHVIWCADTDLNDVSTALEAELGESEETKLAWRPTTTTELDLEGMQKLMKLIDALEDDDDVQNVTTNFEASDEVMDQLAAE; from the coding sequence GGCGAAACTCTTTTCCAAGCTGTCGAAAGAGATCACCATCGCCGCGAAGATGGGCGACCCGGACCCCGACAAGAACCCGCGCCTGCGACTGGCGGTCAAGCAGGCCAAGTCGCAGTCGATGCCCAACGACAATATCGACCGGGCGATCAAGAAATCGGTCGCGGGCGAGGGCGAGGATTACGAGGAAATCCGGTACGAGGGCTATGGGCCCAACGGCGTGGCGGTGATCGTCGAGGCGATGACCGACAACCGCAATCGCACCGCCAGCACGGTGCGCTCGACCTTTACCAAGCATGGCGGGAACCTGGGCGAGACCGGCTCTGTCGGGTTCATGTTCGAGCGCAAGGGGCAGGTGACCTACCCTTCGGATGCGGGCGATGGCGACACGGTGATGATGGCCGCGATCGAGGCCGGGGCCGAGGACGTGGAATCGGGCGAGGACGGCCACGTGATCTGGTGTGCGGACACGGACCTGAACGATGTCTCGACCGCGCTGGAGGCGGAGCTGGGCGAAAGCGAGGAGACCAAGCTGGCCTGGCGTCCGACGACCACCACCGAACTGGACCTGGAAGGCATGCAAAAGCTGATGAAGCTGATCGACGCGCTGGAAGACGATGACGACGTGCAGAATGTCACGACGAATTTCGAGGCCAGCGACGAGGTGATGGACCAGCTGGCGGCGGAGTGA
- a CDS encoding GNAT family N-acetyltransferase, producing MQIEHEDGESKGRYVTRIDDGPEAELTYSKLGSAGMIIDHTGVPDAYRGKGVGLALVTRAVEDARAAGRKITPLCPFAASQFRRHPEWADVLA from the coding sequence ATGCAGATCGAACACGAAGACGGAGAGAGCAAGGGGCGCTATGTCACCCGGATCGACGACGGGCCGGAGGCGGAGCTGACCTATTCCAAGCTGGGAAGCGCGGGCATGATCATCGACCATACCGGCGTGCCCGACGCCTATCGCGGCAAGGGCGTGGGCCTGGCGCTGGTGACCCGCGCGGTGGAGGATGCCCGCGCGGCGGGGCGCAAGATCACGCCGCTTTGCCCGTTTGCCGCGTCGCAGTTTCGCCGGCACCCGGAGTGGGCGGACGTTCTGGCCTGA
- a CDS encoding Mrp/NBP35 family ATP-binding protein — protein sequence MTKILENVRRELDRLELPDGGTVISRDMVRAMRLEGGEVRFVLEAPSPEMARRMEPLRAAAERAALSVEGVTSAQVALTAEAPEAPAPTLKVGRHPEGGSASIRPSGVKSILAVASGKGGVGKSTVASNLAVALARAGRRVGLLDADIHGPSQPRMMGVTERAQSPDGKILTPLEAHGVKMMSIGLMIEEDRAVVWRGPMLMGALQQMMAQVDWGELDALLVDLPPGTGDVQLTLCQRAQPTGALVVSTPQDVALLDARKAIDMFNTLKTPVLGLIENMSMFHCPQCGYEAAIFGHGGVAAEAERLGLPLLGALPIDLDTRLGGDAGRPVALEDGAVSDAYARLAERLVQGGMA from the coding sequence ATGACGAAAATACTCGAAAATGTGCGCCGAGAGCTGGACCGGCTGGAATTGCCGGACGGCGGGACGGTGATTTCGCGCGACATGGTGCGCGCGATGCGACTCGAAGGCGGCGAGGTGCGATTCGTGTTGGAGGCGCCCAGCCCCGAGATGGCCCGCCGGATGGAACCGCTGCGGGCCGCCGCCGAGCGTGCGGCGCTGTCGGTCGAGGGGGTGACATCGGCGCAGGTCGCGCTGACCGCAGAGGCGCCCGAGGCGCCCGCGCCGACGCTGAAGGTCGGGCGGCATCCCGAGGGCGGCAGCGCCTCGATCCGGCCGAGCGGGGTGAAATCGATTCTCGCGGTGGCGTCGGGCAAGGGTGGCGTGGGCAAGTCGACCGTGGCGTCGAACCTGGCGGTGGCGCTAGCGCGGGCGGGTCGGCGCGTCGGATTGCTCGATGCCGATATCCACGGGCCGAGCCAGCCGCGCATGATGGGCGTGACCGAACGCGCCCAGAGCCCGGACGGCAAGATCCTGACGCCGCTGGAGGCGCATGGCGTCAAGATGATGTCCATCGGCCTGATGATCGAGGAGGATCGCGCCGTGGTGTGGCGGGGGCCTATGCTGATGGGGGCGTTGCAGCAGATGATGGCCCAGGTCGACTGGGGCGAGCTGGACGCGCTGCTGGTCGACCTGCCGCCGGGCACGGGGGACGTGCAGCTGACCCTGTGCCAGAGGGCGCAGCCCACGGGGGCGTTGGTGGTGTCGACACCGCAGGACGTGGCGCTGTTGGATGCGCGCAAGGCGATCGACATGTTCAACACGCTGAAGACGCCGGTGCTGGGGCTGATCGAGAACATGTCGATGTTTCACTGCCCGCAATGCGGGTACGAGGCGGCGATATTCGGCCATGGCGGCGTGGCGGCCGAGGCCGAGAGGCTGGGCCTGCCGCTGTTGGGGGCGTTGCCCATCGACCTCGACACAAGGCTAGGCGGCGATGCCGGGCGGCCCGTGGCGCTGGAGGACGGCGCGGTGTCGGACGCCTATGCGCGGCTGGCGGAAAGGTTGGTGCAGGGCGGGATGGCGTAG
- a CDS encoding glycosyl hydrolase family 28-related protein: protein MNKAITDGIVFMPPPFANGLDVWSSENGTPGSDTYDGAANAAFVPADQDFGGALEVQKVQGTQKLRYMGETPILPGCYLQITARVKAVSGSLPNVRIAGWAGGAGGTHVTGLTETGPSVTLTSYGEVFEVRAIVGSGDRGGVDMVWGTEPLYGHFGIDLTGPNGGVVRIDDLRIEDVTEVFLRDIIGLVDVRDYGAKGDGSTDDLPAFEAADAAANGRTVLVPAGTYYLADSLTMQSKVSFEGEVTMPVDKIFELVNDFDFSKYVDAFGGDTEMAFKKAYQALLNNPGHVELDMKGRKVALREPVDMQAAVPNRTTYKTRHVIKNAQFSVFPGPNWDTDTVTSQATYNANDNKRLINVANVANIQVGSLVTGNGVGREVYVRARNVGAQTVTLSQPLYDAEGTQNYTFKRFKYMWDFSGFAQVSKFAVSNIEFQCGGDCSAVLLPPAGSAIHFRDCFFTQPRDRGITSHGEGDQGMMIDRCQFLSRESPLLVPDRTTIGVNCNGNDIKIRNCRCNFFKHFAILAGSSSIIMGNHCFQGDSADPGPRSAIFVLARTNNRGTITGNYICDGSVEWTNEYDEAPDFSSEFSFSALSITSNVFLSQSTAPSFNFLIVKPYGPGHFINGLTVTGNTVRLIDGPIDRFEGIDTSFATLNFERFRNIRFEDNAYFNVNIQVENPLVLQHTEASAQKTWVVAPHPKLPFEAWAQTVEAIVPEGPIREANGDAYFGIPYYDGKEGPNKDQVNLRWEKAVSGTVTMRVRIDDLI, encoded by the coding sequence ATGAACAAGGCAATCACCGATGGCATCGTCTTCATGCCGCCGCCTTTTGCGAACGGGCTGGATGTCTGGTCGAGCGAGAACGGCACGCCGGGGTCGGACACCTATGATGGCGCCGCCAATGCCGCCTTCGTCCCCGCCGACCAGGATTTCGGCGGCGCGCTGGAGGTCCAGAAGGTCCAGGGCACGCAGAAGCTGCGCTACATGGGCGAGACGCCGATCCTGCCGGGCTGTTACCTGCAGATCACCGCGCGGGTGAAGGCGGTGTCCGGCAGCCTGCCCAACGTGCGCATCGCGGGGTGGGCCGGCGGTGCGGGCGGCACTCACGTGACCGGGCTGACCGAGACCGGCCCCAGCGTGACGCTGACCAGTTACGGCGAGGTTTTCGAGGTCAGGGCCATCGTCGGCAGCGGCGACCGTGGCGGCGTGGACATGGTGTGGGGCACCGAGCCCCTGTACGGGCATTTCGGCATCGACCTGACGGGGCCGAACGGTGGCGTGGTGCGGATCGACGACCTGCGGATCGAGGATGTGACCGAAGTGTTCCTGCGCGACATCATCGGCCTGGTGGACGTGCGCGACTATGGCGCGAAGGGCGACGGCAGCACCGATGACCTGCCCGCCTTCGAGGCCGCCGACGCCGCCGCGAACGGCCGCACGGTTCTGGTGCCTGCGGGGACCTATTACCTGGCGGACAGCCTGACCATGCAGAGCAAGGTCAGTTTCGAAGGCGAGGTCACGATGCCGGTCGACAAGATCTTCGAGCTGGTCAACGATTTCGACTTTTCCAAGTACGTGGATGCGTTCGGCGGCGATACGGAGATGGCCTTCAAGAAGGCCTACCAGGCGCTGCTGAACAACCCCGGCCACGTGGAGCTGGACATGAAAGGCCGCAAGGTGGCGCTGCGCGAACCCGTGGACATGCAGGCCGCCGTGCCGAACCGGACCACCTACAAGACGCGGCACGTGATCAAGAATGCGCAGTTTTCAGTCTTTCCGGGGCCGAACTGGGACACCGATACCGTCACCTCGCAAGCCACCTACAACGCCAATGACAACAAGCGGCTGATCAATGTCGCCAACGTGGCCAACATCCAGGTGGGGTCGCTGGTGACCGGCAACGGGGTGGGCCGCGAGGTTTACGTGCGGGCCAGGAATGTGGGCGCCCAGACGGTGACGTTGAGCCAGCCGCTCTACGACGCGGAAGGCACGCAGAACTATACGTTCAAGCGTTTCAAATACATGTGGGATTTCAGCGGCTTCGCCCAGGTTTCGAAGTTCGCGGTGTCCAATATCGAGTTCCAGTGCGGCGGCGATTGCAGTGCCGTGCTGCTGCCGCCCGCCGGATCGGCGATCCATTTCCGGGATTGCTTTTTCACCCAGCCGCGCGACCGGGGCATCACCAGCCACGGCGAGGGCGACCAGGGCATGATGATCGACCGCTGCCAGTTCCTGTCCCGGGAAAGCCCGCTGCTGGTACCGGACCGGACCACGATCGGCGTCAACTGCAACGGCAACGACATCAAGATCCGCAACTGCCGCTGCAATTTCTTCAAGCATTTCGCGATCCTGGCGGGGTCGTCCAGCATCATCATGGGCAACCACTGTTTCCAGGGCGACAGCGCCGATCCCGGCCCGCGCAGCGCGATCTTCGTGCTGGCGCGGACCAACAATCGCGGCACGATCACCGGGAACTACATCTGCGACGGGTCGGTCGAGTGGACCAACGAGTATGACGAGGCGCCGGATTTTTCGAGCGAGTTCTCGTTCAGCGCGCTGTCGATCACCAGCAACGTGTTCCTCAGCCAGAGCACCGCGCCGTCGTTCAACTTTCTGATCGTGAAGCCCTACGGGCCGGGGCATTTCATCAACGGGCTGACGGTGACGGGCAATACGGTGCGGCTGATCGACGGGCCGATCGACCGTTTCGAGGGGATCGACACCAGCTTTGCCACGCTGAATTTCGAGCGGTTCCGCAACATCCGCTTCGAGGACAACGCCTATTTCAACGTGAACATCCAGGTGGAAAACCCGCTGGTCCTGCAACATACCGAGGCCAGCGCGCAGAAGACCTGGGTCGTGGCGCCGCATCCCAAGCTGCCCTTCGAGGCCTGGGCGCAGACGGTCGAGGCGATCGTGCCGGAAGGGCCGATCCGCGAGGCCAATGGCGACGCCTATTTCGGCATCCCGTATTATGACGGCAAGGAAGGCCCGAACAAGGATCAGGTCAACCTGCGCTGGGAAAAGGCGGTCAGCGGGACGGTCACGATGCGGGTCAGGATCGACGACCTGATCTGA
- a CDS encoding peptidoglycan-binding protein, producing MIRPTLIAPCALLALAACGEVPRTAAAPDAVQRLDTPPPGAAPGTCWAQDTSPAVVETVTEQILVSPAEVAGDGTVTRPASYRTETAQKIVQERRVTRFQVPCRAELTPEFNASVQRALKARELYRGPINGEMDRRTRAAIRSFQKPQGFDSDILSVAGARQLGLIAVPRDRPG from the coding sequence ATGATCCGACCGACCCTGATTGCCCCTTGCGCATTGCTTGCGCTGGCCGCCTGTGGCGAGGTGCCCCGCACCGCCGCCGCCCCCGACGCGGTGCAACGGCTGGACACCCCGCCCCCCGGCGCGGCCCCCGGCACCTGCTGGGCCCAGGATACGTCGCCCGCTGTGGTGGAGACCGTGACCGAACAGATCCTGGTCAGCCCCGCGGAGGTCGCCGGGGACGGCACCGTCACGCGCCCCGCCAGCTATCGCACCGAGACCGCACAGAAGATCGTGCAGGAACGCCGCGTGACCCGGTTCCAGGTCCCCTGCCGGGCCGAGTTGACGCCTGAATTCAACGCCTCGGTGCAGCGCGCGCTCAAGGCCCGCGAGCTTTATCGCGGGCCGATCAACGGCGAGATGGACCGTCGCACGCGCGCCGCCATCCGCAGCTTTCAAAAGCCGCAGGGGTTCGATTCCGATATCCTGTCCGTGGCCGGGGCACGCCAGCTCGGCCTGATCGCGGTGCCCCGCGACAGGCCCGGCTGA
- a CDS encoding OB-fold nucleic acid binding domain-containing protein, which produces MRVLTAAPPHDWPRPPAALVAARLADPPEGARVTVAGLVILRQRPGTAKGVIFLTLEDETGVVNVVVWRALYEQYRRAVIAGRLLRITGRIQRQSGVVHVIAEEVEDISPLLDRLLESADDCTLPQAGETG; this is translated from the coding sequence ATGAGAGTTCTGACCGCCGCACCCCCCCATGACTGGCCCCGCCCGCCGGCCGCGCTGGTGGCCGCGCGCCTGGCCGATCCGCCCGAAGGCGCGCGTGTGACGGTGGCGGGCCTCGTGATCCTGCGCCAGCGGCCCGGCACCGCCAAGGGCGTGATCTTTCTGACGCTGGAGGACGAGACCGGCGTGGTCAACGTCGTGGTCTGGCGCGCGCTTTACGAACAATACCGCCGGGCCGTCATCGCCGGACGGCTGTTACGCATCACGGGCCGGATCCAGCGGCAATCGGGCGTGGTGCATGTCATCGCCGAGGAGGTCGAGGATATCTCGCCCCTGCTCGACCGCCTGCTGGAGAGCGCGGATGACTGCACGCTTCCCCAAGCGGGTGAAACCGGGTAA
- a CDS encoding 2Fe-2S iron-sulfur cluster-binding protein: MAKITYIEHNGTKHEVEVANGLTVMEGARDNNIPGIEADCGGACACSTCHVYVDPAWVEKLPAKDDMEEDMLDFAFEPDPERSRLTCQLKVSDALDGLVVQMPEKQI, encoded by the coding sequence ATGGCCAAGATCACCTATATCGAACATAACGGCACCAAGCACGAGGTGGAGGTCGCCAACGGCCTGACCGTGATGGAAGGCGCGCGCGACAACAACATTCCCGGCATCGAGGCCGATTGCGGCGGCGCCTGCGCCTGTTCGACCTGCCATGTCTATGTCGATCCGGCCTGGGTCGAGAAGCTGCCGGCGAAGGACGACATGGAAGAGGACATGCTGGACTTCGCGTTCGAGCCCGACCCCGAGCGCTCGCGCCTGACGTGCCAGCTCAAGGTCAGCGACGCGCTGGACGGCCTTGTCGTGCAGATGCCCGAGAAACAGATCTGA
- the purD gene encoding phosphoribosylamine--glycine ligase produces the protein MNILILGGGGREHALAWAVMQNPKCDKLIVAPGNAGIALIAECASLDIENGAAVVNFCEANAIEFVIIGPEAPLAAGVGDRLRDAGFLVFGPSQAAAQLEASKSFTKEICDAANAPTAAYGHFTDPGAAKDYVTARGAPIVVKADGLAAGKGVIIAQTVEEGHAAIDDMFGGSFGSAGAEVVIEEFMDGEEASFFVLCDGQTALPMGTAQDHKRVGDGDTGPNTGGMGAYSPAPVLTDAVAEKALEEIIRPTLRVMAERDMPYQGVLYAGLMIKDGQPRLVEYNVRFGDPECQVLMLRLGAQALDLMQAAAEGRLHQVEASWADDHALTVVMAARGYPGAYEKGSVISGLDDCPEDSFHMVFHAGTGDTDGKITATGGRVLNVTARGDTLREAADRAYGMIDRIDWPEGFCRRDIGWRALD, from the coding sequence ATGAATATCCTCATTCTCGGCGGCGGCGGGCGCGAACATGCCCTGGCCTGGGCGGTGATGCAGAACCCCAAATGCGACAAGCTGATCGTCGCGCCGGGCAATGCCGGGATCGCGCTGATCGCCGAATGCGCCAGCCTGGACATCGAGAACGGGGCCGCCGTGGTCAATTTCTGCGAGGCCAACGCCATCGAGTTCGTCATCATCGGCCCCGAGGCGCCGCTCGCCGCGGGCGTGGGCGACCGGCTGCGCGACGCGGGCTTTCTGGTGTTCGGCCCGTCGCAGGCGGCCGCCCAGCTCGAAGCCTCCAAGAGCTTCACCAAGGAGATCTGCGACGCCGCGAACGCGCCCACCGCCGCCTATGGCCATTTCACCGACCCCGGAGCGGCGAAGGACTACGTGACTGCCCGGGGCGCACCCATCGTCGTCAAGGCCGACGGGCTGGCCGCCGGCAAGGGCGTGATCATCGCCCAGACGGTCGAAGAGGGGCACGCCGCCATCGACGACATGTTCGGCGGCAGCTTCGGCAGCGCCGGCGCCGAGGTGGTGATCGAGGAATTTATGGACGGCGAAGAGGCGTCTTTCTTCGTGCTGTGTGACGGCCAGACCGCCCTGCCCATGGGCACCGCGCAGGATCACAAGCGCGTGGGCGACGGCGACACCGGCCCCAACACCGGCGGCATGGGCGCCTATTCCCCAGCGCCTGTCCTGACCGACGCCGTGGCCGAAAAGGCGCTGGAGGAGATCATCCGCCCCACCCTGCGCGTCATGGCCGAGCGCGACATGCCCTACCAGGGCGTGCTCTACGCCGGGCTGATGATCAAGGACGGCCAGCCCCGGCTGGTGGAATACAACGTGCGGTTCGGCGACCCCGAATGCCAGGTCCTGATGCTGCGCCTCGGGGCACAGGCGCTGGACCTGATGCAGGCCGCCGCCGAGGGGCGCCTGCACCAGGTCGAGGCCAGCTGGGCCGACGACCACGCCCTGACCGTGGTGATGGCGGCAAGGGGCTATCCCGGCGCCTATGAGAAAGGCAGCGTCATCAGCGGGCTGGACGACTGCCCGGAAGACAGCTTTCACATGGTGTTCCACGCCGGCACCGGCGATACGGACGGAAAGATCACCGCCACGGGCGGCCGGGTGCTGAACGTGACCGCGCGGGGCGACACCCTGCGCGAGGCCGCCGACCGGGCCTATGGCATGATCGACAGGATCGACTGGCCCGAAGGGTTCTGCCGCCGCGATATCGGATGGCGGGCGCTGGACTGA
- a CDS encoding type 1 glutamine amidotransferase domain-containing protein, translating to MPKLQNRRIAILATDGYEQSELEKPRDALLSEGAEVHIVSTHSGQIRGWNENDWGDSVNVDKTLDDASPADYDALVLPGGQINPDMLRNDKSAVRFIKAIFEAKKPIAAICHAPWLLVEAGIAKGRKLTSFHSIRTDMENAGAIWEDSPVVVDQGVVTSRNPDDLPNFCGKMIEEICEGRHDARAA from the coding sequence ATGCCCAAACTGCAGAACCGACGAATCGCCATACTCGCCACCGATGGCTATGAACAATCCGAGCTGGAAAAGCCCCGCGATGCGCTGCTGAGCGAGGGGGCCGAGGTGCATATCGTCTCGACGCATTCCGGCCAGATCCGTGGCTGGAATGAAAACGACTGGGGCGACTCGGTGAATGTCGACAAGACGCTCGACGACGCCAGCCCCGCCGACTACGACGCGCTGGTGTTGCCCGGCGGCCAGATCAATCCCGACATGCTGCGCAACGACAAGAGCGCCGTGAGATTCATCAAGGCGATCTTCGAGGCCAAGAAGCCCATCGCCGCCATCTGCCACGCGCCGTGGCTGCTGGTCGAGGCGGGTATCGCCAAGGGGCGCAAGCTGACCTCGTTCCATTCGATTCGCACCGACATGGAGAATGCCGGCGCGATATGGGAAGACAGCCCGGTCGTGGTCGACCAGGGCGTGGTGACCAGCCGCAATCCCGACGACCTGCCGAACTTCTGCGGCAAGATGATCGAGGAAATCTGCGAAGGCCGTCACGACGCCCGTGCCGCCTGA
- the xseA gene encoding exodeoxyribonuclease VII large subunit, protein MSDLIDDPDPGANAPEFSVSDLSGMIKRMIEGEFSHVRVKGEVGRVSRPRSGHVYMDLKDDRSVLAGVIWKGVASKLAVQPEEGMEVVATGRLTTFPGQSRYQIVIEDLKPAGMGALMAMLEARRKALASEGLFAPERKKRLPYLPEVIGVVTSPSGAVIRDILHRLRDRFPRKVLIWPVAVQGEKCAPEVTRAIQGFNALTPGGALPRPDLLIVARGGGSIEDLWGFNEESVVRAAAASEIPLISAVGHETDTTLIDFASDKRAPTPTAAAELAVPVRLDLLAWLDGQEGRLLQALKGQVTARQQRLRDLSRALPRGEALLDGPRQRLDGMSDKLPGALRASIQVRQVKLSEKAGALRPGMLRERVRNRREGFASLAARVNTRALQRDINQKRTEFDRITQRLSDVGARQVTAWRDRLAAQDRLRETLGYKATLERGYAVVRGDGALVTTKDAARAAGALEIEFADGRLAVGGGDAAATPSRAAEREPAAKRAPKPKKTPPEQGSLF, encoded by the coding sequence ATGTCCGACCTGATTGACGATCCCGACCCCGGCGCAAACGCCCCCGAATTCTCGGTCTCCGACCTGTCGGGCATGATCAAGCGCATGATCGAGGGAGAGTTTTCCCACGTGCGCGTGAAGGGCGAGGTGGGGCGCGTGAGCCGGCCTCGCTCCGGCCATGTCTACATGGACCTCAAGGACGATCGCTCGGTTCTGGCCGGGGTGATCTGGAAGGGTGTCGCCAGCAAGCTGGCGGTGCAGCCCGAAGAGGGGATGGAGGTCGTGGCCACGGGCCGGCTGACCACGTTTCCCGGGCAGTCCCGTTATCAGATCGTCATCGAAGACCTGAAGCCGGCGGGCATGGGCGCGTTGATGGCCATGCTGGAGGCGCGGCGCAAGGCGCTGGCGAGTGAGGGCCTGTTCGCTCCCGAGCGCAAGAAGCGGCTGCCCTACCTGCCGGAAGTCATCGGCGTCGTGACCTCGCCCTCGGGTGCGGTGATCCGGGATATCCTGCACCGGCTGCGCGACCGTTTTCCCCGCAAGGTGTTGATCTGGCCTGTCGCCGTGCAGGGTGAGAAATGCGCGCCCGAGGTGACGCGGGCCATTCAAGGCTTCAATGCGCTGACACCGGGCGGGGCGCTGCCGCGCCCGGACCTTCTGATCGTGGCGCGCGGCGGGGGCAGTATCGAGGACCTGTGGGGGTTCAACGAGGAATCGGTGGTGCGCGCCGCAGCCGCCTCGGAAATTCCGCTGATTTCCGCCGTCGGGCACGAGACGGATACGACGCTGATCGACTTTGCCTCGGACAAGCGCGCGCCGACGCCCACGGCGGCGGCGGAACTGGCGGTGCCGGTGCGGCTGGACCTGCTGGCCTGGCTGGACGGGCAGGAAGGCCGGCTGTTGCAGGCGCTGAAGGGGCAGGTGACGGCCCGGCAGCAACGGCTGCGCGACCTGAGCCGGGCGCTGCCCCGGGGCGAGGCCCTGCTGGACGGGCCCCGTCAGAGGCTGGACGGGATGTCGGACAAGTTGCCCGGGGCGTTGCGCGCGTCGATCCAGGTGCGGCAGGTCAAGCTGTCGGAAAAGGCCGGGGCGCTGCGGCCCGGTATGCTGCGGGAGCGCGTGCGGAACCGCCGCGAGGGGTTTGCGTCGCTGGCCGCGCGGGTGAACACGCGGGCCTTGCAGCGCGACATCAACCAGAAACGCACGGAGTTCGACCGCATCACGCAGCGATTGTCGGACGTGGGCGCACGGCAGGTCACCGCCTGGCGCGACCGGCTGGCCGCGCAGGACCGCTTGCGCGAGACGCTGGGTTACAAGGCGACACTGGAGCGGGGCTATGCCGTGGTGCGCGGCGACGGGGCGCTGGTGACGACGAAGGACGCGGCACGGGCGGCCGGCGCGCTGGAGATCGAGTTTGCCGACGGGCGGCTGGCGGTCGGTGGGGGCGATGCGGCCGCGACCCCGTCCCGGGCCGCCGAACGGGAGCCTGCGGCGAAGCGCGCGCCGAAGCCCAAGAAGACACCGCCCGAGCAGGGCAGCCTGTTCTAG
- a CDS encoding alkane 1-monooxygenase, giving the protein MKDLRLFTIATCLPVLLIGLGAAWGGAWAWLALGYLTVLTFLLDRLIAVEAANTDPEAEFPAADTLLAALGLAHFGLYAAALWAIAGPSGLSGVERFLTGFATGLFFGQISHPVAHELIHRKARSLRLLGRLIYTSLLVGHHASAHLRVHHVHVGSDGDPNSARPGEGFYRYALRASAGSFRAGLKAETRLRAGRKPLWSHPYALYIGGAAALMLAATLIGGVPALAALLALSLYAQMQILLSDYVQHYGLRRATLPDGRLEPVGPQHSWNTPHWFSSALMLNAPRHSDHHVTPTRGYPALQLDPATMPMLPLPLPLMATIALFPTLWRRIMDRRCAKWRDRARVTAARPVPGE; this is encoded by the coding sequence ATGAAAGACCTGCGTCTTTTCACCATCGCGACATGCCTGCCCGTGCTGCTGATCGGGCTGGGTGCGGCGTGGGGCGGTGCCTGGGCGTGGCTGGCGCTGGGGTATCTCACGGTACTGACCTTCCTTCTGGACCGCCTAATCGCGGTCGAGGCCGCCAATACCGACCCCGAGGCCGAGTTTCCCGCCGCCGACACGCTGCTGGCCGCGCTCGGCCTCGCGCATTTCGGCCTTTATGCCGCCGCGCTCTGGGCCATTGCGGGGCCGTCCGGCCTGTCGGGGGTCGAACGGTTTCTCACGGGCTTCGCCACCGGGCTCTTCTTCGGCCAGATCTCGCACCCCGTCGCGCACGAACTCATCCACCGCAAGGCCCGGTCCCTGCGCCTCTTGGGCCGGCTGATCTACACCTCGCTGCTGGTCGGCCACCACGCCAGCGCCCACCTGCGGGTGCACCATGTCCACGTGGGCAGCGACGGCGACCCCAACAGCGCCCGGCCCGGCGAAGGGTTCTACCGCTACGCCCTGCGAGCCAGCGCGGGATCGTTCCGCGCGGGCCTTAAGGCCGAAACCCGCCTGCGGGCCGGCCGCAAGCCGCTCTGGAGCCATCCTTACGCGCTCTACATCGGCGGCGCCGCGGCGCTGATGCTGGCCGCGACGCTGATCGGCGGCGTCCCGGCGCTGGCGGCGCTTCTGGCACTCTCGCTTTATGCGCAGATGCAGATCCTCCTGTCGGATTATGTTCAGCATTACGGCCTGCGCCGCGCCACCCTGCCCGATGGCCGGCTGGAACCCGTCGGCCCGCAGCATTCGTGGAACACACCGCACTGGTTCTCCTCGGCGCTGATGCTGAACGCCCCGCGCCACTCGGATCACCATGTCACCCCCACGCGCGGCTATCCCGCGCTGCAACTCGACCCCGCGACCATGCCGATGCTGCCCCTGCCCTTGCCGCTGATGGCCACCATCGCGCTCTTCCCCACGCTGTGGCGCCGCATCATGGACCGCCGTTGCGCCAAATGGCGGGATCGCGCCCGCGTGACCGCGGCCAGGCCCGTGCCGGGCGAATAA